Proteins encoded within one genomic window of Haloarcula marismortui ATCC 43049:
- the ppk1 gene encoding polyphosphate kinase 1 produces MDHDSEPAIPAYEPADVDLTDSSLYLNRELSALAFQRRVLHEALDERNPLLERVRFLAIVTRNLDEFTMKRIGGLKQQIEADVTETAPDGRTPEEQLAAVHGTLRPMLATQARCYRDAIRPALAAEGIEILDYDDAAAAEQSELRTYFEESVLPTLTPLSFDPAHPFPFISNRSLSLAVLTRHPNAEDPTFTRIKIPPNRPRLVQLGDDTRYVLLEEVIRANLDLLLPNVEIVDTALFRLTRNAEVRRNQEIAEDLIDMVEDVLEQRRFASVVRMELSPDADSRIRSTLATQLGLDEREIYDLPGPLDYRDFAELTDLDRPDLSLDEWTPQPHPRLNGHRQQSFGRPDTTDPSVFRRIQDGDILLHHPYHDFTDTVQRFLSAAAEDPDVLAVKAAIYRTASDSQIIQSLITAAENGKQVAVMVELKARFDEQNNLEWVRKLEENGIHVAYGTVGLKTHTKTALVVREEDDGVELYSHIGTGNYHSETAKGYVDLGLLTADRDIGRDLTKVFNFFTGPSLDEEFRELLIAPVTMRKEFTRCIRREAQHAQAGRPARIVAKINGLEDPGIVAELYRASMAGVDIDLIVRDICRLRPGLEDISENISVYSLVGRFLEHSRIFYFENGARGDPATEDDWGDPEYYIGSADWMTRNLDYRVEAVTPVTSPKIQRQLRFTLDLLLSDNRKLWEMDSDGEYHQRYPDDGERVISAQDILMREALKAGRSENLITGIPGDYPIAGDLCIAGESTRQAAADTAEGNPTEVTDGGETDEVLSTYGDRWYVPDSVVYNYAVRTPDGERRYLKTKAGVTDLLERLYSDTE; encoded by the coding sequence ATGGACCACGATTCAGAACCCGCCATCCCCGCGTACGAGCCAGCGGATGTCGACCTGACCGACTCGTCGCTGTATCTCAACCGTGAATTGAGTGCGCTCGCGTTCCAGCGGCGCGTGCTCCACGAGGCGCTGGACGAACGGAATCCGCTGTTGGAACGGGTCCGGTTCCTCGCTATCGTCACTCGCAATCTCGACGAATTCACGATGAAACGCATCGGCGGCCTCAAACAGCAGATAGAAGCCGACGTGACCGAGACGGCCCCAGACGGTCGAACGCCCGAGGAGCAGTTGGCGGCGGTCCACGGGACCCTGCGGCCGATGCTAGCGACGCAGGCCCGCTGTTACCGCGACGCGATTCGTCCCGCGCTTGCTGCGGAAGGTATCGAGATTCTCGACTACGACGACGCTGCTGCCGCGGAACAGTCTGAACTGCGAACCTACTTTGAGGAGTCTGTGTTGCCGACCCTGACACCGCTTTCGTTCGACCCGGCACATCCGTTCCCGTTTATTTCTAATCGGTCGCTCTCGCTCGCTGTTCTCACCCGGCATCCGAACGCCGAGGACCCGACGTTCACCCGAATCAAGATTCCGCCGAACAGGCCGCGGTTGGTCCAACTCGGGGACGATACTCGATACGTACTGCTTGAGGAGGTCATCCGTGCGAACCTTGATCTACTGTTACCGAACGTCGAAATCGTCGACACGGCCCTGTTCCGACTGACCCGCAACGCGGAGGTCCGACGTAATCAGGAGATTGCCGAGGACCTCATTGACATGGTCGAAGACGTCCTCGAACAGCGGCGATTCGCGTCGGTAGTCAGAATGGAACTCTCTCCCGACGCCGACTCCCGTATTCGCTCGACGCTCGCGACACAGCTCGGTCTCGACGAGCGCGAGATATACGACCTCCCGGGTCCGCTGGATTACCGGGATTTCGCGGAGTTGACCGACCTTGACCGACCGGACCTCTCGCTGGACGAGTGGACGCCACAGCCACACCCCCGTCTCAACGGTCACCGACAGCAGTCGTTCGGGAGGCCGGATACGACGGACCCGAGTGTCTTCCGGCGCATTCAGGACGGAGACATCTTGCTGCATCACCCGTACCACGACTTCACGGACACCGTCCAGCGGTTTCTCTCAGCAGCAGCCGAAGACCCGGACGTTCTGGCGGTGAAAGCGGCTATCTACCGGACTGCAAGCGACTCACAGATTATCCAGTCGCTGATAACAGCCGCGGAAAACGGGAAACAGGTGGCGGTGATGGTCGAACTGAAGGCCCGCTTCGACGAGCAGAACAATCTCGAATGGGTTCGGAAACTGGAGGAAAACGGTATCCACGTCGCCTACGGAACGGTGGGGCTGAAGACCCATACGAAGACGGCGCTAGTCGTTCGGGAGGAAGACGACGGCGTCGAACTGTACTCCCACATCGGCACGGGGAACTATCACTCCGAGACGGCGAAGGGATACGTCGACCTCGGACTGTTGACCGCCGACCGTGACATCGGCCGCGACCTGACCAAGGTGTTCAATTTCTTCACCGGGCCGTCGCTGGACGAGGAGTTCCGCGAACTCCTCATCGCACCGGTGACCATGCGCAAGGAGTTCACCCGGTGCATCCGTCGGGAAGCACAGCACGCACAGGCCGGTCGGCCTGCCCGCATTGTCGCAAAAATCAACGGACTCGAAGACCCCGGTATCGTCGCCGAACTGTACCGCGCATCGATGGCAGGCGTCGACATCGACCTCATCGTCCGCGATATCTGTCGCCTCCGACCCGGACTGGAAGACATCAGCGAAAACATCTCGGTGTACTCGCTCGTCGGCCGCTTTCTAGAGCATTCCCGTATCTTCTACTTCGAGAACGGCGCACGGGGCGACCCCGCTACCGAAGACGACTGGGGCGACCCCGAGTACTACATCGGTAGCGCCGACTGGATGACTCGCAACCTCGATTACCGGGTCGAAGCAGTCACACCCGTGACAAGCCCCAAAATCCAGCGCCAACTCCGTTTCACCCTCGACCTCCTCCTCTCGGACAACCGCAAGCTCTGGGAGATGGACAGCGACGGCGAGTACCACCAGCGGTATCCGGACGACGGCGAGCGCGTGATCAGCGCACAGGACATCCTGATGCGAGAAGCGCTAAAAGCCGGTCGCTCTGAGAACCTCATTACAGGTATCCCCGGTGACTATCCGATAGCCGGTGATCTCTGTATCGCAGGCGAGAGCACCCGGCAGGCGGCGGCAGATACCGCTGAGGGTAACCCAACTGAAGTCACAGATGGTGGGGAGACCGACGAGGTACTTTCGACGTACGGCGACCGGTGGTACGTCCCGGACAGCGTCGTGTA
- a CDS encoding DUF3267 domain-containing protein, producing MPTSDYTPADTLRPATPAGYQSPRPLRYPPLVILGLVSVLVPVAAVVFGGILWYAQGTALDAVFSVDETATGITFTLASGLVAVTCIGTIVAATVLHELVHGLAYRWFDYDVSYGVAPQLGAFYVAAFHQFQERTHNIIVGIAPLVVLDALLLPVLFVPLPLLAFAAFLALLFNTAGAAGDLYSVATLLRTPAGSLTYDSDIRHSYIFCPEA from the coding sequence ATGCCGACAAGCGATTACACTCCCGCCGACACGTTGCGCCCTGCAACGCCGGCGGGCTATCAGTCACCCCGGCCGCTTCGATACCCGCCGCTGGTGATACTCGGTCTCGTGAGTGTGCTGGTACCGGTCGCTGCGGTGGTGTTCGGCGGCATACTCTGGTACGCCCAGGGAACCGCGCTCGACGCCGTTTTTTCGGTCGACGAAACCGCCACAGGCATCACGTTCACGCTCGCGTCTGGGCTGGTCGCGGTCACATGCATCGGCACGATTGTCGCAGCTACTGTGCTCCATGAACTAGTTCACGGGCTCGCCTATCGATGGTTCGACTACGATGTTTCCTACGGCGTGGCCCCACAGCTCGGCGCGTTTTATGTGGCAGCGTTTCATCAGTTTCAGGAGCGGACTCACAATATTATCGTCGGCATCGCGCCGCTCGTTGTACTCGACGCGTTGCTTCTCCCCGTGTTGTTCGTTCCACTCCCGCTTCTCGCGTTCGCAGCCTTCCTCGCCCTGCTGTTCAATACAGCGGGAGCGGCCGGCGACCTCTACTCAGTTGCAACGCTACTCAGAACGCCCGCGGGGTCACTCACGTATGACAGCGATATCCGCCATTCGTATATTTTCTGTCCTGAAGCGTAA
- a CDS encoding DUF726 domain-containing protein, producing the protein MDSQTGVTRRRLLLGLGSGLGLLGGGGAYVYWSLQGDSGEYTAPNSQPVVTTRGLLDSAEEPAAETEGAWSFDDASEVFLFVHGFSTDAETARDNAYTAQLALGEYTSAPVVAYSWDSDVEWEQAKDNAVANRTLLAQWLMEWAETDGRPVHVLAHSLGARVTGETLRVLAEQGATDVLASVSLLGGAIPYDSVVQGGRYGDAIEAVDAPVSNFYSQNDKVLSWVYRASDRTHAVGHAGTRDAGPLPDGYQDVNVTDLVADHYSYFEPGEGCLARVVAEIE; encoded by the coding sequence ATGGACAGTCAAACCGGTGTGACCAGACGGCGACTGCTTCTCGGTCTCGGAAGCGGACTCGGTCTGCTTGGGGGTGGCGGTGCCTACGTGTACTGGTCGCTGCAGGGCGACTCCGGCGAGTATACTGCGCCGAACTCACAGCCAGTCGTCACTACGCGCGGACTTCTCGACTCAGCCGAGGAACCGGCCGCTGAGACCGAGGGCGCGTGGTCGTTCGACGACGCGTCGGAGGTGTTCCTGTTCGTCCACGGATTCAGTACCGACGCTGAGACGGCGCGAGATAATGCCTACACAGCGCAGCTAGCGCTCGGAGAGTACACATCCGCACCGGTTGTCGCATACAGTTGGGATTCCGACGTCGAATGGGAGCAGGCCAAGGACAACGCAGTGGCGAACCGTACTCTCCTCGCCCAGTGGCTAATGGAGTGGGCCGAAACCGACGGGCGACCCGTCCACGTGCTCGCCCATTCGCTTGGCGCGCGGGTGACCGGTGAGACACTTCGCGTGCTTGCCGAGCAAGGGGCGACAGACGTGCTTGCTTCGGTGTCACTGCTCGGCGGCGCTATTCCCTACGATAGCGTGGTGCAAGGTGGCCGTTACGGCGACGCTATCGAGGCTGTTGACGCTCCGGTGTCGAACTTCTACAGCCAGAACGACAAGGTCCTCTCGTGGGTGTACCGGGCGTCGGACCGGACACACGCCGTCGGCCACGCTGGAACGCGTGACGCTGGGCCGCTTCCCGACGGCTACCAAGACGTGAATGTCACTGACCTCGTTGCCGACCACTACTCGTACTTCGAACCGGGTGAGGGCTGTCTGGCGCGTGTCGTTGCTGAAATCGAGTGA
- a CDS encoding metallophosphoesterase family protein: MASPPTFHPDLGAPHQRIRGHRWEEIYVVGDVHGCRPTLERLLSRLDPTPDELVVFVGDLVRKGPDSDGVVDMVRHTPNFLTVRGNNEQKLIDGRKSIPSLTDDDLSWMASLPVAISWDDSLVVHGGVDHRKSIAEHELTELLNMRSLVPDGSYDRPYWFETRRADPRIFFGHTVLSEPFETPTAVGLDTGCVYGGQLTAYQCSTQEFVTVDPETTHEARSSDSIVDPERAPPTST; this comes from the coding sequence ATGGCTTCACCACCGACGTTTCATCCGGACCTCGGCGCACCACACCAGCGAATCCGCGGTCACAGATGGGAAGAAATCTACGTTGTCGGCGACGTCCACGGATGTCGTCCGACCCTCGAACGCCTCCTGAGCCGGTTAGACCCCACCCCGGACGAACTCGTGGTCTTCGTTGGTGACCTCGTCCGAAAAGGTCCGGACAGCGATGGTGTCGTCGACATGGTCCGGCATACGCCGAACTTCCTCACCGTCCGTGGCAACAACGAGCAGAAACTCATCGACGGCCGCAAATCGATTCCGTCGTTGACCGACGACGACCTCTCGTGGATGGCGTCGCTCCCGGTGGCAATCTCGTGGGACGATTCGCTGGTCGTCCACGGTGGCGTCGACCACCGCAAGTCAATCGCGGAGCACGAACTGACTGAACTGCTGAACATGCGCTCACTTGTTCCGGACGGAAGCTACGACCGCCCGTACTGGTTCGAAACACGCCGTGCTGACCCTCGCATCTTCTTCGGTCACACGGTGCTTTCCGAGCCATTCGAGACACCTACTGCGGTTGGTCTAGACACCGGGTGCGTTTACGGCGGGCAGTTGACGGCGTACCAGTGCTCGACGCAGGAGTTCGTCACGGTGGACCCGGAGACGACCCACGAAGCCCGGTCGTCCGATAGCATCGTCGACCCGGAGCGTGCCCCGCCGACATCAACGTAA